The genomic stretch AAATCAAATTCCTGAAGAGCGATCCGGCGGTCAGCCAGCTGGACGCGGTGAAAAAAGGCCATATCGTGGTGATGGACGGCCAGGCGATGAATCCGACGATCCGTACGATTTACGGGGCTGAGCAGGTCGGCGAACAGCTCAGAAAGCTGGGGCTGAACTGATGACAACCGCCGTTCTTCAGGCCCGGCAGAGCCTGGTTCTGACGACCTCGGCTTTGCTCGCCCTGGTACTGTTATTTCTGACGATCGCGCTGAGCGTCAGCGTCGGCGAGCTGTCCATCCCGCTGCAGAACGTGTTTTACGCCATCAGCAATAAAATGGGGCTCACCGAGGTTCCGCTCACCCGCATCTATGAGAGCGTGATCTGGGACTTTCGCCTGAGCCGCGCGCTGGTTGCGGCCTGCTGCGGCGCGGGGCTGGCCATCTGCGGTGCCGTATTGCAGAGCCTGCTGAAGAACGCGCTGGCGGAACCCTACGTGCTCGGCGTGTCCGCGGGCGCGTCGACCGGGGCGGTTTCTGTCGTCGTATTGGGGATCGGCACCGGTGCGGTCTCCCTCTCTGCCGGTGCCTTCGCCGGGGCATTCGCCGCCTTTGCGTTTGTCGCGTTTCTGACGAACGGCGCGCGCGGCGGGAATGAACGTACTATTCTGGCAGGCGTCGCCGCCTCGCAGCTTTTCAACGCCATTACGGCCTACACCATCAGCACCTCCGCCAGCGCCCAGCAGGCGCGCGACGTGATGTTCTGGCTGCTGGGCAGCTTCAGCGGCGTACGCTGGCCTGAATTCCAGCTGGCACTGGTCGTGGTGCTGACTGGATTAGCCGTTTGCCTCTACTATTCCCGGGCGCTGGATGCCTTTACGTTCGGCGATGACGCCGCCGCCTCTTTAGGTATTGCCGTCCCGTGGGTTCGCCTGACCCTCTTTACCACTACCGCGCTGATTACCGCGACGATTGTCAGCATGGCGGGCTCAATCGGCTTTGTCGGGCTGGTAGTGCCGCACGTGATGCGCTTCCTGTTCGGGCCGCTGCACCGCACGCTGCTGATTGCCAGCGCGCTGGCAGGGGCTATCCTGATGGTGCTGGCTGATATTGCCTCGCGCATGCTGATTGCGCCGCAAAGCCTGCCCGTCGGCGTGGTCACCGCGCTGGTTGGCGTGCCTTTCTTTGCCGTGATTATCTACCGCTCAAGGAATAAGTGATGAGTATTTGCGCTGAAAATATTACCTGGAAGGTCGGCAAAAAGGTCATCGTTAACAACGTCTCGCTGAAGGTTTCTCGGGGCGAAACGGTAGGGCTGCTTGGTCCTAACGGCTGCGGTAAATCGTCTCTTTTACGTATCCTGGCGGGGCTGCGTCGCCCGGATGCGGGCTGTGTGACGCTGGACGGGCAGGACATCTCTCGTATTGCCAAAAAGCAGCTTGCCCGCCGGGTCGCCTTCGTCGAACAGCACGGCATGACTGACGCCAACATGCGCGTTCGTGACGTGGTGAAACTCGGGCGTATTCCGCACCACTCCGCTTTTTCCAACTGGAGCAACCACGATGACGAAACCGTCACCGCCGCCCTGCAGCGCGTGGATATGCTGGATAAAAGCGACCAGGGCTGGCTGAGCCTCTCTGGCGGCGAGCGCCAGCGGGTGCATATTGCCCGCGCCCTGGCTCAGACCCCAACGGAAATCCTGCTGGACGAACCGACCAACCACCTGGACATTCATCATCAGATGCAGCTGATGCAGTTAATCAGCGAATTACCGGTCACCAGCATTGTCGCTATCCACGATCTCAACCACGCCTCGATGTTCTGCGACTCGCTGATTGTGATGCAGAAAGGGCAAATTGTGGCGACGGGGACACCGCAGGACATCTTATCCGAGTCTTTGCTCTGGGATGTCTTCCGGGTCAAAACCAAAATCGAGATCTCGCCGTTCCATGGCAAAAAGCACATCCACTTTATCGTTTAGGGGCGAGTGAACGACGATGCCCCTTCGCCCTGCCGCCACCCTGTGGCCGCCCGTCTTACTGGGTAGCCAGTTTGTTTTCAACATTGGCTTTTACGCCGTCGTTCCCTTCCTGGCGATATTTCTGCGCGACGACATGCTGCTCTCCGGTGGGCTGATCGGGCTGATCCTGGGCCTGCGTACCTTCTCGCAACAGGGGATGTTTATCGTTGGCGGTGCGCTCTCGGACCGGTTTGGCGCGAAAGTGATTATCCTGAGCGGCTGTATTGTTCGTGTTTCAGGCTATCTGCTGCTGGCCTTCGGGGAATCCCTGTGGCCGATTATTCTGGGCGCGTGTCTGACGGGCGTTGGCGGCGCGTTATTTTCTCCCTCAATTGAGGCACTGCTGGCAAAAGCGGGCACCCACAGCGAGGCGAAAGGCAAACGAAGCCGCGCGGAGTGGTTTGCGCTCTTTGCCGTCTGCGGAGAGCTCGGCGCGGTACTGGGCCCGGTTGCTGGCGCCCTGCTCACCGGCCTCGGTTTTCGTCAGGTGGCGCTGGCGGGGGCAGGTGTCTTTGTCATTGCGCTAGTGGTGCTCTTCTTTTGCCTGCCTGCTGCTGGCCACCGTTCACAGACGCTGAAAATACAGCCCTGGTGGACAACGTTCCGTCAGCCGCGCTTTGTCGCCTTTATCATTGCCTATAGTTCATGGCTGTTAAGTTATAACCAGCTTTATCTGGCGCTACCGGTAGAGATCCAGCGCTCTGGCGGTAACGAGAAAGATCTCGGCCCGCTTTTTATGCTGGCCTCCGTTCTGATCATCGCCTTACAGCTGCCGCTGGCGCGTTTCGCCCGTCGCGTGGGTGCGGTGAGAATTCTGCCGGTGGGATTTTTGCTCCTTTCAGCCGCCTTTGCGAGCGTGGCGACGTTCGCCCCGATGACGCCGCCGGAAGGCTGGCTGCGCTTACTGCCTTCTGTCTGTTTTGTGACGCTGTTGACGCTGGGGCAAATGCTGCTGGTACCATCTGCTAAAGATCTGATCCCTCGGTTTGCGGAGGAATCCACGCTTGGCGCGCACTACGGCGCACTCGCTACCGCCGGAGGCATAGCGGTACTGGCGGGAAACTTGTTGTTTGGCAGCCTGCTGGACCGCGCGCTGGTGCCCTCAAAGCAGGCGATGTATCCCTGGCTGCTGCTGGCCCTCTTCCCGCTTTGCAGCGCGCTGGCCCTGAAGGTGATTTGCGGCCCGATGAGACGCTGAACCAATCACTTTTTCGGACGGTATTTCTCCGGCAGTTCCGGCACGGGACGACGGTCATCCATCAGATGACGAACGGTCAGAATGGGATGACGCCATAACATACGCGGACCAGCCCAGCGCATAACCTGCTTCATCTCTTCGCGTCTGGCAGGCTGATAGCAGTGGACCGGACACTGTTTACAGGCGGGCTTTTCCTCACCGAAAACGCACTTATCCAGGCGCTTATCGGCATACGCGTTGAGTGCCTGATAGTGCCCTTCCTCCTGAGATGCCTGCGGACACTGCTTTTCATACAACGCGATCATTTTCGCGATGGTCTCTTTTTCTCGTGAGATGCGTTTACCGGACATAGCGGATTACCGAATAATAAAGTGCATCGATAATACACCTTTCAACGCTGGATTTCAGCGGTTGCATTTCGTTTCCTGAAGGCTGATTCCAGTTTTAGCCCTGCACCGGCCAACAATCACTGGTATTTTATACAGGTATCAGAAATGACCTTTGTCCGTGTTGTCTGGAGACCCTATGCAAGAGCTCACGATCGGCAAACCCTATCGCCATTTGAAAGTGGGATATTTTAGAAAGCGCCATGAAGACCGCAATACCAAGATACCGAAGCGCTACAGCGTCCATGCAGCGCTGAGCTTAAAAGGTGACTGGCTTGAAAAGGCCGGGTTTACGACCCACTCAAGGGTCAGAGTGGGCGTGGAGCATGGAAAAATTGTCATCGAATTAATGTCGGAAGATGCCTCGTAAAGCCACGACATTTTTCTGCGCCGGACCTTTTTTTCATGCGACAATAGAAGGAACAAACGGCCACTGAGCCCATCAAAACAGTTAATTTTCAAAGAAATGGACATCATAACTCCATGAGCACAATCGACAATTTCGACGCACATACGCCGATGATGCAGCAGTATCTGAAGCTGAAAGCACAGCATCCAGAAATCCTGCTGTTTTACCGTATGGGCGATTTTTACGAGCTGTTTTATGACGATGCTAAGCGTGCATCGCAGCTACTCGACATCTCGCTGACCAAACGTGGCGCATCGGCAGGCGAGCCCATTCCTATGGCAGGTATCCCGCACCACGCGGTAGAAAACTACCTGGCGAAGCTGGTGAATCAGGGCGAGTCCGTTGCCATCTGCGAACAGATCGGCGATCCAGCGACCTCAAAAGGCCCGGTGGAACGCAAAGTCGTGCGCATCGTCACGCCTGGCACCATCAGTGATGAAGCCCTGTTACAGGAGCGCCAGGATAACCTGCTGGCAGCGCTGTGGCAGGACGGTAAAGGGTTTGGCTACGCGACACTGGATATTAGCTCCGGACGTTTTCGTCTGAGTGAACCGGCTGACCGTGAAACGATGGCAGCCGAACTGCAGCGAACCAACCCGGCAGAATTGCTCTATGCCGAAGATTTCGCCGAAATGGCGCTGATTGAAGGTCGTCGCGGGTTACGCCGTCGTCCGCTGTGGGAATTCGAAATTGATACCGCGCGCCAGCAGCTGAATCTGCAGTTTGGCACCCGCGATCTGATTGGCTTTGGCGTGGAAAACGCACCGCGCGGGCTGTGTGCGGCCGGTTGTCTCCTGCAGTACGTGAAAGATACCCAGCGCACCGCACTGCCGCATATCCGCTCTATCACCATGGAGCGCCAGCAGGACAGCATCATCATGGATGCCGCCACGCGCCGTAACCTGGAGATCACGCAGAACCTGGCGGGCGGCGTAGAAAATACGCTCGCGTCGGTCCTCGACAGTACGGTAACGCCAATGGGCAGCCGCATGCTGAAACGCTGGCTGCATATGCCGATCCGTAATACCGAGACGTTGGTTTGCCGTCAGCAGACGATTGCCGCCTTGCAGGATCGCTATACCGAGCTGCAGCCGGTTCTGCGCCAGGTGGGCGATCTGGAGCGTATCCTTGCTCGTCTGGCACTGCGAACAGCTCGACCACGCGATCTCGCGCGGATGCGTCATGCTTTCCAGCAGCTGCCGGAACTGCGTGCGCAGTTGAGTGACGTTGACAGCGCGCCGGTACAGAAACTCCGCGAAACCATGGGCGAATTTACCGAGCTACGCGAACTGCTGGAGCGCGCCATTATCGATGCGCCTCCGGTTCTGGTGCGTGATGGTGGCGTGATTGCCCCTGGCTACAACGAGGAGCTGGACGAATGGCGCGCGCTGGCCGACGGTGCGACGGACTACCTCGATAAGCTGGAAATCCGCGAGCGCGAGCGTCTTGGGCTCGACACCCTAAAAGTGGGGTATAACGCGGTACACGGTTACTACATTCAGATTAGCCGCGGGCAGAGCCACCTGGCGCCGATTCACTACGTGCGTCGCCAGACGTTGAAAAACGCCGAACGCTACATCATTCCTGAACTGAAAGAGTACGAAGACAAAGTTCTCACTTCGAAAGGTAAGGCGCTGGCGCTGGAAAAACAGCTGTATGACGAGCTGTTCGACATGCTGATGCCGCACCTGGGCGACCTGCAGCAGAGCGCCAGCGCGCTGGCGGAGCTGGACGTGCTGGTGAATCTGACAGAACGCGCTGAAACGCTGAACTACACCTGCCCAACCTTTACCGACAAGCCCGGCATTCGCATCACTGAAGGCCGTCACCCTGTGGTAGAGCAGGTGCTGAACGAACCGTTCATCGCCAACCCGCTGAGCCTGTCACCGCAGAGAAGAATGTTGATCATTACCGGTCCGAACATGGGCGGTAAGAGTACCTATATGCGTCAGACGGCGCTGATTGCGCTGCTTGCGTATATCGGCAGCTACGTCCCGGCGCAAAACGTGGAGATTGGCCCCATCGACCGTATCTTTACCCGCGTCGGGGCAGCGGACGATCTGGCGAGCGGACGCTCAACCTTCATGGTCGAGATGACCGAAACGGCAAACATTCTGCATAACGCGACGGAGCACAGCCTGGTGCTGATGGACGAGGTCGGACGCGGAACGTCAACCTATGATGGTCTGTCGCTGGCATGGGCCTGTGCGGAAAGCCTTGCGAATAAAATCAAGGCCATGACGCTGTTTGCCACCCACTATTTCGAACTGACGCAGCTGCCGGAGAAAATGGAAGGGGTTGCGAACGTTCATCTGGATGCGCTGGAGCACGGCGATACCATTGCCTTCATGCACACGGTGCAGGATGGCGCGGCGAGCAAGAGCTATGGCCTGGCCGTCGCGGCGCTGGCCGGTGTACCGAAAGAAGTGATTAAGCGCGCGCGTCAGAAACTGCGTGAACTGGAAAGCCTGTCACCGAATGCGGCGGCGACGCAGATTGATGGTACGCAGATGTCGCTACTGGTGCCTGCGGAAGAGACGTCGCCAGCGGTGGAAGCGCTGGAGAACCTCGACCCGGATTCGCTGACGCCGCGTCAGGCGCTGGAGTGGATTTACAGGTTGAAGAGTCTGGTTTAGTTTTCTGCGGTCTTTTGCCCGGTGGCGCAGCGCCACCGGGCTTTTTCTTACAGCAGCGGCGGGATCGTCGGCACCTGCGGCGCCTCATCAATATCCTTCTGCGTCATACGGAACGCTTCCGGGTAGTGCTCACGGCTGGTACGACGCAGCGGTTCGGTATCGCGCCAGGTATACAAACAATGCTGGCACTGGTAAACGGTCCAGACCCCTTTCACCGGCGACGTCGCCATCACTTCAATATGCTCATCGGCACAACGTGGACAAATCATCTTTTCCTCCTTATTGACGTGCTGCCAGCATCGCGGTCAGTTTTTCGGCCCAGGCTTTGGTTTCAGGTAGATCCTGTACCGGCTGGCTGTAGTGGCCCCGGGTATCCGGTGCGACAGGCGTGGTCGCATCAATAATCAGTTTGTCGGTAATGCCCGCCGGGCTGGATCCGGGATCGAGTTCAAGGACCGACATGTTCGGCAGTTGCACCAGATCGCCTGCCGGGTTGACCTTCGATGACAGCGCCCACATCACCTGCGGGAGGTTGAACGGATCGACATCCTCATCCACCATGATCACCATCTTCACGTAGCCCAGGCCGTGCGGCGTGGTCATGGCACGTAAACCCACCGCGCGGGCAAAACCGCCGTAACGCTTTTTGGTGGAGATAATCGCCAGCAGACCGTGGGTGTACATCGCATTCACCGCCTGCACTTCCGGGAACTCCGCTTTCAGCTGCTGGTAGAGCGGCACGCAGGTGGCAGGCCCCATCAGATAATCAATTTCGGTCCACGGCATACCGAGATAAAGGGATTCGAAAATTGGTTTGGTGCGGTAAGAGACTTTGTCGATACGCACAACCGTCATGTTACGGCCACCGGAGTAGTGCCCGGTAAACTCGCCAAACGGCCCTTCAATTTCGCGCTTACGGCCTTCAATCACCCCTTCCAGGATCACTTCAGAACCCCACGGCACGTCGAAGCCGGTCAGCGGCGCGGTGGCAATCGGGTACGGGCTTTCACGCAGCGCGCCGGCCATCTCATACTCCGACTGATCGTACTTCAGCGGCGTCGCGCCCATCAGGGTGATGATCGGGTCGTTGCCCAGCGTAATCGCAATCGGCAGGTCTTCACCGCGCTCTTCCGCCTTGTGCAGATGCAGGGCGATATCGTGCATCGGAACAGGCTGCAGGCCCAGCTTGCGCTTGCCCTTAACTTCCATGCGGTAGATCCCGACGTTCTGCTTGCCGAAGTTGTCCGGGTCGAGCGGATCGCGCGAGACAACGCACGCTTTATCGAGATAAAAACCGCCGTCACCGTCGTTCAGGCGAAACAGCGG from Enterobacter dykesii encodes the following:
- a CDS encoding nitrous oxide-stimulated promoter family protein, yielding MSGKRISREKETIAKMIALYEKQCPQASQEEGHYQALNAYADKRLDKCVFGEEKPACKQCPVHCYQPARREEMKQVMRWAGPRMLWRHPILTVRHLMDDRRPVPELPEKYRPKK
- a CDS encoding MDR family MFS transporter; this encodes MPLRPAATLWPPVLLGSQFVFNIGFYAVVPFLAIFLRDDMLLSGGLIGLILGLRTFSQQGMFIVGGALSDRFGAKVIILSGCIVRVSGYLLLAFGESLWPIILGACLTGVGGALFSPSIEALLAKAGTHSEAKGKRSRAEWFALFAVCGELGAVLGPVAGALLTGLGFRQVALAGAGVFVIALVVLFFCLPAAGHRSQTLKIQPWWTTFRQPRFVAFIIAYSSWLLSYNQLYLALPVEIQRSGGNEKDLGPLFMLASVLIIALQLPLARFARRVGAVRILPVGFLLLSAAFASVATFAPMTPPEGWLRLLPSVCFVTLLTLGQMLLVPSAKDLIPRFAEESTLGAHYGALATAGGIAVLAGNLLFGSLLDRALVPSKQAMYPWLLLALFPLCSALALKVICGPMRR
- a CDS encoding ABC transporter ATP-binding protein translates to MSICAENITWKVGKKVIVNNVSLKVSRGETVGLLGPNGCGKSSLLRILAGLRRPDAGCVTLDGQDISRIAKKQLARRVAFVEQHGMTDANMRVRDVVKLGRIPHHSAFSNWSNHDDETVTAALQRVDMLDKSDQGWLSLSGGERQRVHIARALAQTPTEILLDEPTNHLDIHHQMQLMQLISELPVTSIVAIHDLNHASMFCDSLIVMQKGQIVATGTPQDILSESLLWDVFRVKTKIEISPFHGKKHIHFIV
- the mutS gene encoding DNA mismatch repair protein MutS, which encodes MSTIDNFDAHTPMMQQYLKLKAQHPEILLFYRMGDFYELFYDDAKRASQLLDISLTKRGASAGEPIPMAGIPHHAVENYLAKLVNQGESVAICEQIGDPATSKGPVERKVVRIVTPGTISDEALLQERQDNLLAALWQDGKGFGYATLDISSGRFRLSEPADRETMAAELQRTNPAELLYAEDFAEMALIEGRRGLRRRPLWEFEIDTARQQLNLQFGTRDLIGFGVENAPRGLCAAGCLLQYVKDTQRTALPHIRSITMERQQDSIIMDAATRRNLEITQNLAGGVENTLASVLDSTVTPMGSRMLKRWLHMPIRNTETLVCRQQTIAALQDRYTELQPVLRQVGDLERILARLALRTARPRDLARMRHAFQQLPELRAQLSDVDSAPVQKLRETMGEFTELRELLERAIIDAPPVLVRDGGVIAPGYNEELDEWRALADGATDYLDKLEIRERERLGLDTLKVGYNAVHGYYIQISRGQSHLAPIHYVRRQTLKNAERYIIPELKEYEDKVLTSKGKALALEKQLYDELFDMLMPHLGDLQQSASALAELDVLVNLTERAETLNYTCPTFTDKPGIRITEGRHPVVEQVLNEPFIANPLSLSPQRRMLIITGPNMGGKSTYMRQTALIALLAYIGSYVPAQNVEIGPIDRIFTRVGAADDLASGRSTFMVEMTETANILHNATEHSLVLMDEVGRGTSTYDGLSLAWACAESLANKIKAMTLFATHYFELTQLPEKMEGVANVHLDALEHGDTIAFMHTVQDGAASKSYGLAVAALAGVPKEVIKRARQKLRELESLSPNAAATQIDGTQMSLLVPAEETSPAVEALENLDPDSLTPRQALEWIYRLKSLV
- a CDS encoding non-oxidative hydroxyarylic acid decarboxylases subunit C, with protein sequence MAFDDLRSFLQALDEQGQLLKIEEEVNAEPDLAAAANATGRIGDGAPALWFDNIRGFTDARVVMNTIGSWQNHAISMGIPANTPVKKQIDEFIRRWDKFPVTPERRANPAWAQNTVDGEDINLFDILPLFRLNDGDGGFYLDKACVVSRDPLDPDNFGKQNVGIYRMEVKGKRKLGLQPVPMHDIALHLHKAEERGEDLPIAITLGNDPIITLMGATPLKYDQSEYEMAGALRESPYPIATAPLTGFDVPWGSEVILEGVIEGRKREIEGPFGEFTGHYSGGRNMTVVRIDKVSYRTKPIFESLYLGMPWTEIDYLMGPATCVPLYQQLKAEFPEVQAVNAMYTHGLLAIISTKKRYGGFARAVGLRAMTTPHGLGYVKMVIMVDEDVDPFNLPQVMWALSSKVNPAGDLVQLPNMSVLELDPGSSPAGITDKLIIDATTPVAPDTRGHYSQPVQDLPETKAWAEKLTAMLAARQ
- a CDS encoding SymE family type I addiction module toxin; translated protein: MQELTIGKPYRHLKVGYFRKRHEDRNTKIPKRYSVHAALSLKGDWLEKAGFTTHSRVRVGVEHGKIVIELMSEDAS
- a CDS encoding FecCD family ABC transporter permease, producing MTTAVLQARQSLVLTTSALLALVLLFLTIALSVSVGELSIPLQNVFYAISNKMGLTEVPLTRIYESVIWDFRLSRALVAACCGAGLAICGAVLQSLLKNALAEPYVLGVSAGASTGAVSVVVLGIGTGAVSLSAGAFAGAFAAFAFVAFLTNGARGGNERTILAGVAASQLFNAITAYTISTSASAQQARDVMFWLLGSFSGVRWPEFQLALVVVLTGLAVCLYYSRALDAFTFGDDAAASLGIAVPWVRLTLFTTTALITATIVSMAGSIGFVGLVVPHVMRFLFGPLHRTLLIASALAGAILMVLADIASRMLIAPQSLPVGVVTALVGVPFFAVIIYRSRNK
- a CDS encoding non-oxidative hydroxyarylic acid decarboxylases subunit D, which codes for MICPRCADEHIEVMATSPVKGVWTVYQCQHCLYTWRDTEPLRRTSREHYPEAFRMTQKDIDEAPQVPTIPPLL